The proteins below are encoded in one region of Brassica oleracea var. oleracea cultivar TO1000 unplaced genomic scaffold, BOL UnpScaffold01737, whole genome shotgun sequence:
- the LOC106321475 gene encoding pectin acetylesterase 2-like → MKKLLWSLTLFGVFLILPVNGVMEYDKMEKFTDFNGTNVYQTENDVNSKAKVTMVGLTLIKNAALRSAVCLDGSPAGYHFHPGSGSGAKNWLVHLEGGGWCSDTESCEYSKRTSHGSSKHMEKKIPFTGILSDKASENPDFYNWNRVKVRYCDGGSFMGDNENKDAKLQFRGKPIWTSVMTDLLGNGMEHAKQGLLSGCSAGGLAAIFQCDDFKSSLLSSTRVKCLSDAGFFVDATDVSGDRSLRQLYTDVIEFQSITNNLPNDCLNRLNPTSCFFPQNLINQVKAPLFILNAAYDSWQIQESLTSKSADPTGSWADCTFNIAKCNESQIKFFQEFRTHMVNLLGGFKEQRKNGVFLNSCFSHCQTESHDTWYSKNSPSVKNKRIAVAVGDWFFERGGAKFIDCPYPCDKTCRNLI, encoded by the exons ATGAAGAAACTTTTATGGAGTCTGACTCTGTTTGGTGTCTTCTTAATCCTCCCTGTTAATGGGGTGATGGAGTATGATAAAATGGAGAAGTTCACAGATTTTAATGGGACAAATGTGTATCAGACCGAAAATGATGTCAATTCCAAAGCAAAGGTTACAATGGTAGGACTCACTCTCATTAAAAATGCTGCTCTGAGATCAGCAG TGTGTCTAGATGGAAGTCCTGCTGGTTATCATTTTCATCCCGGTTCTGGTTCAGGAGCAAAGAATTGGCTCGTTCATTTGGAG GGAGGCGGATGGTGTAGTGACACTGAAAGTTGTGAATACAGCAAAAGAACTAGTCACGGATCGTCCAAGCATATGGAGAAAAAGATACCTTTTACAGGAATTCTAAGTGACAAAGCCTCCGAAAATCCAG ACTTTTATAACTGGAACAGAGTAAAAGTTAGGTACTGTGACGGTGGATCCTTTATGGGAGACAATGAAAATAAG GATGCAAAACTTCAGTTTAGAGGAAAGCCAATATGGACTTCTGTTATGACAGATTTGTTGGGGAATGGAATGGAACATGCAAAGCAG GGTCTGCTCTCTGGATGTTCTGCCGGAGGCCTTGCAGCAATATTCCAATGTGATGACTTTAAGAGTTCACTCCTTTCTTCCACCAGGGTAAAATGTCTGAGTGATGCTGGCTTTTTCGTTGATGC CACCGATGTCTCTGGAGATCGATCTCTGAGACAGTTATACACCGATGTAATAGAATTTCAG AGTATTACAAACAATCTCCCTAATGACTGTTTAAATCGTCTTAATCCAACTTCG TGTTTTTTCCCACAAAACCTAATAAACCAAGTCAAGGCTCCATTGTTTATTCTAAATGCTGCATACGATTCTTGGCAG ATCCAAGAGAGTTTAACTTCTAAATCTGCAGATCCAACTGGAAGTTGGGCTGACTGTACATTTAACATCGCCAAGTGCAATGAATCCCAGATCAAGTTCTTTCAAG AGTTCAGGACTCATATGGTGAATTTGCTCGGTGGATTCAAAGAGCAACGTAAGAATGGAGTGTTTCTTAACTCGTGCTTTTCTCATTGTCAAACAGAGAGCCATGACACATGGTATTCCAAAAACTCTCCTTCGGTTAAGAACAAG AGGATTGCAGTTGCTGTGGGAGATTGGTTTTTCGAAAGAGGAGGAGCAAAATTCATAGACTGTCCTTATCCTTGTGACAAGACTTGCCGCAATTtaatctaa